In one window of Maribacter dokdonensis DSW-8 DNA:
- a CDS encoding carboxypeptidase-like regulatory domain-containing protein: MNNKPTHLLLFTFFVFTILNTNAQNLSANVLDSITQQPIPYATVQLKEKGVITNEEGNFNFILNETIQESDSLIISSMGYETLAKPISEFTSARILLVPKAIELREVIVSNKNYTADEIIDFVVDNLDKNYKTDLTKKRLFHRSSNFDRWTKSDFKVKKSSIDILNQQFLDSVITTVPKDNSYYSEIVGDLYGNPYEELLKLNLLKASKLFDKSKELDAEKLEEKFNEILRENVKEGSYFKIKSGLFGTKIDAEEVSEFLEEDIDSTDVAAANEQLEKKKKDKELQQKNYANWKKSQLNNIFNNLPTQEDNDLNFIVKSRKYDYTLQEFTYLGNDAVYVISFKPSGSADFEGTLFINADDFAVLQIDYSNVKPVKKFSLLGISTNTYLSKGKVIYQKDAFDHYGLRYYESEVGERIGVRRPLKIIEKNKIVKGKNKQNELSGDIDFVFINVVKNELIIFESDQIDQATFDGFTENNAVSPTYMPKYDPNFWEGYAIMEPNTAIKEFKSTTID; encoded by the coding sequence ATGAACAATAAACCAACCCACTTATTACTTTTTACATTTTTTGTTTTCACCATTTTAAACACTAATGCACAGAACTTAAGCGCCAACGTTTTAGATAGCATTACCCAACAACCTATTCCTTACGCCACTGTTCAATTAAAAGAAAAAGGAGTCATTACCAATGAAGAGGGCAATTTCAATTTTATCTTGAACGAAACCATACAAGAATCTGATTCTCTCATTATTTCCTCAATGGGTTATGAAACCCTTGCCAAACCTATTTCAGAGTTTACAAGCGCTAGAATATTACTTGTACCCAAAGCAATTGAACTAAGAGAGGTTATAGTATCCAATAAAAATTATACTGCTGACGAAATAATAGATTTTGTAGTTGACAATCTAGACAAAAACTATAAGACCGACCTCACTAAAAAACGATTGTTCCATAGGTCATCTAACTTTGATAGATGGACAAAAAGTGATTTTAAAGTCAAAAAATCATCCATAGATATACTAAACCAACAATTTCTAGATAGTGTTATAACCACTGTACCCAAGGACAACAGTTATTATTCTGAAATTGTTGGCGATCTATACGGCAACCCATATGAAGAGTTATTAAAATTAAATCTTTTAAAAGCCTCCAAACTATTTGATAAAAGCAAGGAACTTGATGCTGAAAAATTAGAGGAAAAATTCAATGAAATACTTCGTGAAAATGTTAAAGAAGGATCTTATTTCAAGATAAAATCCGGTTTGTTCGGTACAAAAATAGATGCCGAGGAGGTTAGCGAATTTCTTGAAGAAGATATTGACTCTACAGATGTGGCCGCTGCCAACGAACAGCTAGAGAAAAAGAAGAAAGACAAAGAGCTGCAACAGAAAAACTACGCCAATTGGAAAAAAAGTCAATTGAACAATATCTTCAATAATTTACCCACGCAAGAAGACAATGATCTAAACTTTATAGTAAAATCCAGAAAGTATGATTATACATTGCAAGAATTCACATATTTAGGTAATGATGCCGTTTACGTCATCTCTTTTAAACCAAGTGGATCAGCAGATTTTGAAGGAACACTATTTATAAATGCAGATGATTTTGCCGTACTGCAAATAGACTATAGCAATGTAAAGCCTGTTAAAAAATTCAGTCTTTTAGGGATTTCAACAAATACCTATTTATCTAAAGGAAAAGTCATTTATCAAAAAGATGCATTTGACCATTACGGCCTACGCTATTATGAGTCTGAAGTAGGTGAACGTATTGGTGTTAGAAGACCATTAAAAATCATTGAAAAGAATAAAATCGTAAAAGGCAAAAACAAACAAAATGAGCTTTCTGGCGATATAGATTTTGTCTTTATAAATGTTGTAAAGAATGAATTGATCATTTTTGAATCTGATCAAATAGACCAAGCTACTTTTGATGGTTTTACAGAAAACAATGCCGTATCACCGACATATATGCCTAAATACGATCCTAATTTTTGGGAAGGCTACGCTATTATGGAACCCAATACAGCAATAAAAGAGTTTAAGTCAACCACCATTGATTAA
- a CDS encoding SCO family protein codes for MRSFFAKFKIFGIVLLVLSVIIIYLFYNALQPVKLLPVYSPAMVNSELVAEEIQHVRKYHTIADFSLTNQNGEIITQEDYKGKIYIADFFFTTCPTICPIMTKNMVDLQRALGKDSDVMLLSHSVTPEIDSVTQLKKYAIEKGVDDRNWNLVTGDKKQIYELARKSYLAVKTDGDGGPFDMIHTENFILVDKDKRIRGFYDGTKKEDMDKIMADIEILKNSYDELDN; via the coding sequence ATGCGGTCTTTCTTCGCAAAATTCAAGATTTTTGGAATAGTACTTTTGGTACTCTCCGTCATAATCATATATTTATTCTATAATGCCCTACAGCCTGTAAAACTGTTGCCCGTATATTCTCCTGCCATGGTAAACTCAGAACTGGTAGCAGAAGAAATTCAACATGTTAGAAAGTACCATACCATTGCAGATTTTTCATTGACCAACCAAAATGGCGAGATCATTACCCAAGAAGATTACAAAGGTAAAATCTATATAGCCGATTTCTTTTTCACCACCTGCCCTACTATTTGCCCTATCATGACCAAAAATATGGTAGACCTGCAAAGGGCACTTGGCAAAGATTCTGATGTTATGTTGTTATCACATTCCGTTACTCCAGAGATCGACTCGGTTACACAGCTTAAAAAATATGCTATTGAAAAAGGGGTGGATGACAGGAATTGGAATTTAGTTACGGGTGATAAAAAACAGATCTATGAATTGGCACGAAAATCTTATTTAGCCGTTAAAACCGATGGCGATGGAGGACCATTTGATATGATACATACCGAAAATTTTATTTTAGTGGATAAGGATAAACGCATAAGGGGCTTTTATGATGGCACTAAAAAAGAGGATATGGATAAAATTATGGCCGATATTGAAATTCTAAAAAATTCTTACGACGAACTAGATAATTAA
- a CDS encoding helix-turn-helix domain-containing protein — protein MKIFRDINSYFLNRTQPANDYANSFFIRRIEKGPKHQEPDEEFMVPHKRDFFEIAILQKSDTNIQIGNQTLHQLENSLAIVSPFQVINYGKTPPKDDYGYIIYFNASIFTNLNQSYGLQNEFPFFKMHTIPIYQTTKEDFKGILPIAQELYDESRSTALNNREIVRSLLLILLYKVKRATQNNKGIVTTNRFDSIMSKFEQQILKSNNSFLSVVEYASQMNISPIYLTECTKKATGKSAQKIIIDYKILFAKTLLHQMDKSVAEIAYELDFNEVANFNQFFKRNVGITASQFRNNGK, from the coding sequence ATGAAAATATTTAGGGATATCAACTCTTATTTCTTAAACCGAACACAACCTGCGAATGATTATGCCAACAGTTTTTTTATAAGAAGGATAGAGAAGGGACCAAAACATCAAGAACCCGATGAGGAATTCATGGTACCCCATAAACGCGATTTTTTTGAGATCGCTATTTTACAAAAAAGCGACACCAATATTCAAATTGGCAATCAAACCCTTCATCAATTAGAAAATAGCTTGGCTATTGTTTCCCCTTTTCAGGTGATTAATTATGGTAAAACACCACCCAAGGACGATTATGGTTATATCATTTACTTCAACGCCTCGATCTTCACCAATTTAAATCAGTCTTATGGGTTACAAAATGAGTTCCCATTTTTCAAGATGCATACCATTCCCATTTATCAGACAACAAAGGAGGATTTTAAAGGCATTCTGCCTATTGCACAAGAATTATATGATGAATCTAGAAGTACGGCGTTGAACAATCGGGAAATTGTTAGGTCGCTTCTTTTGATTCTACTTTATAAAGTTAAACGTGCTACCCAAAATAATAAAGGTATAGTCACTACCAATAGGTTTGATAGTATCATGTCTAAATTTGAGCAACAGATTCTTAAAAGCAACAATAGTTTTTTATCGGTTGTCGAATATGCCTCACAGATGAACATAAGTCCTATTTACTTAACGGAATGCACTAAAAAAGCTACAGGCAAAAGTGCTCAGAAGATTATCATAGATTATAAAATACTTTTCGCCAAAACACTATTACACCAAATGGATAAATCTGTGGCAGAAATAGCCTATGAATTAGACTTTAATGAAGTAGCCAATTTTAATCAGTTCTTTAAACGTAATGTAGGTATTACGGCAAGTCAGTTTCGGAATAACGGGAAATAA
- a CDS encoding FeoA family protein, with the protein METTVAHLKRGQRGIIKEFTQDLLPIKLLEMGCLPGNEVELVQVAPLKDPIYINVNGSHIAIRREMALHIALDIIDDNAVI; encoded by the coding sequence TTGGAGACTACAGTAGCACATTTAAAAAGAGGTCAAAGAGGAATCATAAAAGAATTCACTCAAGACCTATTGCCGATCAAGCTACTTGAAATGGGTTGTTTACCTGGTAATGAAGTAGAATTGGTTCAGGTAGCTCCATTAAAAGACCCAATATATATTAATGTCAACGGATCTCATATTGCCATTAGACGAGAAATGGCCTTACATATAGCACTTGATATTATTGATGACAATGCGGTTATATGA
- a CDS encoding MATE family efflux transporter, with the protein MKDIFNNAFQFLKPKKNVVSNNGETIKEKHSLKNDSIRKLLFAFVGPAVLGLLINALYNFVDRIFVGQFVGADGLSAVTMAFPVTLFQFGFILLFGSGSGILIAQYLGEKNHEEAEDALGSVVAGLLVAIIVFTTLGLLFYKPLLLAFGAEGTLLDLSAEYLQIIILGFPLSFFLSLEFTCRAEGNPSFPAKLILLSCLINVSLDYIFMKIYNLGISGAALATIIAQAVNALFLIGYYVKKKSVVPIVWRKVRLKKHIVLPIFSVGFAPFVMDIAISFQNIFANKLLLTSGGTDGVAAMGIIFGINVFFMMTALGTGDGMQPVVSYNFGAKRYDRALKTFKYAVVGVSLVAFIGVVILELFPSQLIDIFIGDEDNIKKITKIAIRIFALSIPFYMVQIVMTRYFQALQQNKIATISALLRPALFVPIAYALNALYGLIGIWVAFVVSDCLAALISFVFVRTYSIHKLKVSTATSLLTE; encoded by the coding sequence TTGAAGGACATATTTAACAACGCATTTCAATTCTTAAAACCTAAGAAAAATGTAGTTTCTAACAATGGAGAAACTATTAAGGAAAAACATTCCTTGAAGAACGACTCTATACGGAAACTACTTTTTGCCTTTGTAGGTCCTGCGGTATTAGGACTGCTAATTAATGCGCTTTATAACTTTGTAGACCGCATATTCGTGGGGCAATTTGTGGGTGCGGATGGATTATCTGCGGTTACTATGGCTTTTCCGGTAACATTATTTCAGTTCGGATTTATATTGTTATTTGGTAGCGGATCGGGAATATTAATTGCGCAATATTTAGGGGAGAAAAATCATGAAGAAGCCGAAGATGCCTTGGGTAGTGTTGTTGCTGGGCTGTTAGTTGCTATTATCGTGTTTACCACCTTGGGCTTGTTATTCTATAAGCCATTATTACTAGCCTTTGGTGCAGAAGGTACACTTTTAGACCTTTCTGCAGAATATTTACAGATTATTATCTTAGGCTTTCCACTAAGTTTTTTCCTTTCCTTGGAATTTACGTGTAGAGCAGAAGGCAATCCAAGTTTTCCTGCAAAACTTATCCTATTATCTTGTCTAATTAATGTGAGCCTAGATTATATTTTTATGAAAATATACAATTTAGGTATAAGTGGTGCAGCACTTGCAACCATAATTGCACAAGCCGTAAATGCTTTGTTTCTAATAGGATACTATGTAAAAAAGAAAAGTGTTGTTCCTATTGTTTGGAGAAAAGTAAGACTTAAAAAGCACATTGTGCTACCTATATTTTCTGTAGGTTTTGCGCCTTTTGTGATGGACATTGCCATTAGCTTTCAAAATATATTCGCCAACAAATTATTACTTACTTCTGGAGGAACGGACGGAGTCGCCGCTATGGGAATCATTTTTGGCATCAATGTATTTTTTATGATGACCGCCCTGGGTACAGGTGATGGTATGCAACCTGTAGTTAGTTATAATTTTGGGGCAAAACGTTATGACCGTGCGTTAAAGACGTTTAAATATGCTGTTGTCGGGGTGAGTTTGGTTGCGTTCATTGGTGTTGTTATATTAGAATTGTTTCCCTCACAATTAATCGATATTTTTATTGGTGATGAGGATAACATCAAGAAAATCACAAAGATAGCCATACGGATATTCGCATTGTCCATTCCGTTTTACATGGTGCAGATTGTAATGACACGTTATTTTCAAGCACTGCAACAAAACAAAATAGCAACAATATCGGCATTGTTGCGCCCTGCACTATTTGTCCCTATAGCGTATGCATTAAATGCTTTATATGGTTTGATCGGTATATGGGTCGCTTTTGTAGTAAGCGATTGTTTAGCCGCTTTAATCTCATTTGTATTCGTTAGAACATATTCGATTCACAAATTAAAAGTATCCACTGCAACCTC
- the rseP gene encoding RIP metalloprotease RseP — MSPIVIKTIQFFLSLSILIVLHELGHFIPAKYFKTRVEKFYLFFDVKFSLFKKKIGETEYGIGWLPLGGYVKISGMIDESMDKEAMAEEPKEWEFRSKPAWQRLIIMLGGVTVNFILAVVIFIGLAYAYGDQYVANDSLKDGIWVTDTTLGDALGVQTGDKILAVDGKKIESLNSIVPEVVYGENITIERNGQKIEKEIPVDFIETISNNKENARFISQRSPFIINAIPDGSPNANTGFEKGDALIEIEGTRVEYLDQVSPILEVNKGKTVNVIVKRNGTELPLEAKISDDGKIGVSLGFDSLEEYEKEGYFQVKQLDYTFIESIPAGWNKGVKTLTDYIKGMKKIFNPDTGAYKEVGGFAAIGGMFPDTWNWPAFWGTTAFISIILAFMNILPIPALDGGHVMFLLYEMITGRKPSDKFLEYAQITGFFILIALLLFANGNDVYKAIFK, encoded by the coding sequence ATGAGCCCCATTGTAATAAAGACAATTCAATTTTTTTTAAGCCTTTCAATATTAATAGTACTACACGAGTTAGGGCATTTTATACCGGCAAAATATTTTAAGACCAGAGTTGAGAAATTCTACTTGTTCTTTGATGTAAAGTTTTCACTGTTTAAAAAGAAGATAGGTGAGACCGAATACGGTATTGGTTGGTTGCCCCTTGGCGGATATGTAAAAATATCTGGTATGATAGATGAGAGCATGGACAAAGAAGCCATGGCAGAAGAACCTAAGGAGTGGGAGTTTAGAAGCAAACCGGCTTGGCAACGTTTAATTATTATGTTAGGCGGCGTAACGGTAAATTTCATTTTGGCCGTTGTTATATTCATTGGTCTGGCATATGCTTATGGAGATCAATATGTTGCCAATGATAGTTTAAAAGACGGTATTTGGGTTACGGATACTACCTTGGGTGATGCCCTTGGTGTTCAGACGGGTGATAAAATTTTAGCAGTTGATGGAAAAAAAATAGAGTCTTTAAACAGCATAGTGCCAGAAGTGGTGTATGGAGAGAACATTACTATTGAACGTAATGGTCAGAAAATTGAAAAGGAAATACCAGTTGATTTTATTGAAACTATTTCTAATAACAAAGAAAATGCACGTTTTATAAGTCAAAGAAGTCCTTTTATAATAAATGCAATACCAGATGGCTCACCAAATGCAAATACTGGATTTGAGAAAGGAGATGCTTTAATTGAAATTGAAGGAACTAGGGTAGAATATTTAGATCAAGTAAGTCCTATTTTAGAGGTCAATAAAGGAAAAACGGTAAATGTTATTGTAAAGCGAAATGGTACCGAGTTGCCATTAGAAGCTAAAATATCTGACGATGGTAAGATAGGTGTTTCATTAGGATTTGATAGTTTAGAGGAATACGAAAAAGAAGGCTATTTTCAAGTAAAACAATTAGATTACACATTCATAGAATCTATCCCAGCCGGATGGAACAAAGGTGTTAAGACACTTACGGATTACATTAAAGGGATGAAGAAAATTTTTAATCCTGATACCGGTGCTTATAAAGAGGTGGGTGGTTTTGCCGCTATTGGTGGTATGTTCCCAGATACTTGGAACTGGCCAGCGTTTTGGGGTACCACTGCGTTTATATCGATTATTCTAGCATTTATGAACATACTTCCAATACCAGCATTAGATGGCGGTCATGTGATGTTTTTGCTTTATGAAATGATTACGGGTAGAAAGCCAAGCGATAAGTTTTTAGAGTATGCACAGATTACCGGATTCTTTATTTTAATAGCACTTTTACTGTTCGCAAACGGTAATGATGTTTATAAAGCGATATTTAAATAA
- a CDS encoding DUF423 domain-containing protein — MVLVAQLVGALLGLLAVVFGAFGAHLLKKTFTEDQLNSFETGVKYQMYHALLLLMLSFNLNLETGLEKAIIYCIIIGIILFSFSIYGLCISASKGNKIKILGPITPIGGLLLVTGWGLLFYNIVKNYI; from the coding sequence GCGCAATTGGTAGGAGCCTTATTAGGATTATTAGCAGTAGTTTTTGGGGCATTTGGTGCACATTTGTTAAAGAAAACGTTTACTGAAGATCAACTGAATAGTTTTGAAACAGGAGTAAAATATCAAATGTATCACGCACTTTTACTATTGATGTTAAGTTTTAACCTTAATCTAGAAACTGGTCTAGAAAAGGCAATTATCTATTGCATCATCATTGGAATCATTCTTTTTTCCTTTAGTATTTATGGATTGTGTATATCTGCATCCAAAGGAAATAAAATAAAAATACTGGGTCCTATTACTCCAATTGGAGGTTTGCTTTTGGTAACGGGTTGGGGGCTTTTGTTCTATAATATAGTTAAGAACTATATTTAA
- the feoB gene encoding ferrous iron transport protein B, translating into MSKQINVALIGNPNTGKTSVFNQLTGLNQKVGNYPGITVEKKEGICKLPRGVKAHILDLPGTYSLNTTSLDESVAVELLLNKNDKDHPDVAIVVSDVENLKRNLLLFTQIKDLKIPTILVINMADRMVRKGITIDIELLEQKLNSKIALVSTRKETGIDRLRNLIADYKLLPKSQNVDISVIAPDYFERLTEAFPKEDIYKLWLVITQDVNFMPLKKTFTKDTSSFTTKSKSELKRLQQKETILRYQFINGILKETYKVDASAAKGFRATLDKVLTHKVFGYAIFFLILLTIFQSIYGWSEYPMDLIDGFFASATEWVKDTLPPGVFTNLIAEGILAGIGGIVIFIPQIAFLFLFIALLEETGYMSRVVFLMDRIMRPFGLSGKSVVPLISGTACAIPAVMATRTIENWKERLITILVTPFTTCSARLPVYLIIIALVIPEGSFLGLSYKALTLMSLYLMGFGAAILSAVILNKILKIKSRSFFVVEMPNYKLPLIKNVAYTVLEKTKSFVFGAGKIILAISIVLWFLGSNGFSDEFKNAETIVAQRIKEKGYSANSEVYFENQQEPQANTLSIKEKAVQQQELQERALNQEIASYKLEHSYMGYMGKAIEPIVRPLGYDWKIGIAVLTSFAAREVFVGTLATIYSVGNDEEETIKNRMAAEVDPKTKKPLFNLASGISLLLFYAFAMQCMSTLAVVKRETNSWKWPAGQLIFMSLFAYIVALIAYQLLK; encoded by the coding sequence ATGAGCAAACAGATCAATGTAGCCCTTATAGGCAACCCTAATACCGGTAAAACATCGGTTTTCAATCAGCTTACCGGACTAAACCAAAAAGTTGGTAATTACCCAGGTATTACCGTAGAAAAGAAAGAGGGTATTTGCAAATTGCCCCGTGGTGTCAAAGCTCACATTTTAGATTTACCGGGCACCTATAGTTTAAACACTACATCATTAGATGAAAGTGTTGCCGTTGAACTTCTTTTAAATAAGAACGACAAAGATCACCCAGACGTTGCCATTGTGGTATCTGATGTAGAAAACCTAAAAAGAAACCTTCTTCTTTTTACACAGATCAAGGACCTAAAAATACCTACCATTTTAGTCATTAATATGGCCGATCGTATGGTTCGTAAAGGGATTACCATAGATATTGAGTTATTGGAACAAAAGTTAAACTCTAAAATTGCTCTGGTAAGTACTAGAAAAGAAACGGGTATAGATAGATTAAGAAATCTCATTGCAGACTATAAACTTCTACCAAAAAGCCAAAATGTAGATATTTCCGTCATAGCCCCAGATTATTTTGAACGACTTACAGAAGCTTTTCCGAAAGAGGATATCTATAAGTTATGGTTGGTCATTACCCAAGACGTGAACTTTATGCCGTTGAAAAAAACGTTTACAAAAGACACATCTTCCTTTACTACAAAATCAAAATCCGAGCTTAAACGTTTACAGCAGAAAGAAACCATATTACGTTATCAATTCATTAACGGCATTTTAAAGGAAACGTATAAAGTAGATGCCAGTGCCGCCAAAGGGTTTAGAGCTACTTTGGACAAGGTCTTGACCCATAAGGTCTTTGGATATGCAATTTTCTTTTTAATACTGCTCACCATTTTTCAATCCATTTATGGTTGGAGCGAGTATCCCATGGATTTAATTGATGGTTTTTTTGCTTCGGCTACAGAATGGGTGAAAGATACATTGCCACCGGGAGTATTTACCAATCTTATTGCAGAGGGTATTTTAGCCGGCATTGGCGGTATCGTTATATTCATACCACAAATAGCATTCTTATTCTTATTTATAGCCCTACTGGAAGAAACAGGCTATATGAGCAGGGTAGTCTTCTTGATGGACAGGATAATGAGGCCCTTTGGATTGAGCGGTAAAAGTGTGGTTCCATTAATTTCAGGTACCGCATGTGCTATTCCAGCGGTAATGGCTACTAGAACTATTGAAAACTGGAAAGAAAGGTTAATTACTATTCTGGTAACCCCGTTCACTACCTGTTCGGCAAGGTTACCGGTCTACCTAATTATCATTGCCTTGGTCATACCCGAAGGCAGTTTTCTTGGATTAAGCTATAAGGCCCTAACCTTAATGTCGTTATATTTAATGGGCTTTGGAGCTGCTATTCTGTCGGCGGTAATCCTGAACAAGATCTTAAAAATTAAAAGTAGGTCTTTCTTTGTGGTTGAAATGCCCAACTATAAACTACCGTTGATAAAAAACGTTGCCTACACCGTTCTTGAAAAAACAAAAAGTTTTGTTTTTGGCGCAGGTAAAATAATATTGGCCATATCTATTGTGCTCTGGTTTTTGGGCTCTAACGGATTCTCGGATGAATTTAAAAATGCCGAAACCATAGTAGCGCAAAGAATTAAAGAAAAGGGATATAGCGCCAATAGCGAGGTTTACTTTGAAAATCAACAAGAACCACAAGCAAACACTCTTTCCATAAAAGAGAAAGCTGTTCAACAGCAAGAATTGCAAGAAAGAGCATTAAACCAGGAAATTGCCAGCTATAAATTAGAGCATTCCTATATGGGTTATATGGGCAAAGCGATAGAACCTATAGTAAGACCTTTAGGATATGACTGGAAAATAGGAATAGCCGTTTTAACATCCTTTGCGGCAAGAGAGGTTTTTGTAGGTACGTTAGCTACTATTTACAGTGTAGGGAATGATGAAGAGGAAACCATTAAAAATAGAATGGCTGCAGAAGTAGATCCCAAAACAAAAAAACCATTGTTTAATTTAGCTTCGGGCATTTCATTACTATTGTTCTATGCATTCGCTATGCAATGTATGAGCACCTTGGCGGTAGTAAAAAGGGAGACGAATTCTTGGAAATGGCCAGCAGGACAACTAATATTCATGAGCCTTTTTGCTTATATTGTAGCTTTAATAGCATATCAATTATTAAAATAA